In Stenotrophomonas sp. 610A2, one DNA window encodes the following:
- a CDS encoding YbdD/YjiX family protein has translation MGTELVPVGQYQTFRRTWRRLVQTARLCCGVPDYDNYVRHMREKHPDREVMDYKTFFRERQEARFGGRSGFRCC, from the coding sequence ATGGGCACCGAGCTGGTCCCCGTCGGCCAGTACCAGACGTTCCGCCGCACCTGGCGGCGTCTGGTGCAGACCGCGCGGCTTTGCTGCGGCGTGCCGGACTATGACAACTATGTCCGGCACATGCGCGAGAAGCATCCCGACCGCGAGGTCATGGATTACAAAACCTTCTTCCGCGAACGTCAGGAAGCCCGCTTCGGCGGCAGGAGCGGCTTCCGCTGCTGCTAA
- a CDS encoding carbon starvation CstA family protein — MKGFSKAGWALLSLIGAFCLGVVALRRGEHINALWIVIAAVSLYLVAFRYYGLFIANKVLGVDPTRATPAVINNDGLDYVPTNKHVLFGHHFAAIAGAGPLVGPVLAAQMGYLPGTLWLIAGVVLAGAVQDFMILFISSRRNGRSLGDLVREEMGQVPGTIALFGVFMIMIIILAVLAMIVVKALEGSPWGMFTVIATMPIAILMGVYMRYIRPGKIGEISIVGLVLLIAAIWYGGKVAADPVMGPMFTFTGIQITWMLIGYGFVAAVLPVWLLLAPRDYLSTFLKIGTIVGLAIGILIVMPELKMPALTQFADGTGPVWKGSMFPFLFITIACGAVSGFHALISSGTTPKLLANEGHAAYIGYGGMLMESFVAIMAMVAASIIEPGIYFAMNSPAAIIGTDVVHAAQVVTNWGFAITPDQLTATAAEIGETTILSRAGGAPTLAVGIAQILHAVLPGEGMMAFWYHFAILFEALFILTAVDAGTRSGRFMLQDLLGNFVPALRRTDSWVASFIATGGCVALWGYFLYQGVTDPLGGINMLWPLFGIANQMLAGVALLLCTVVLFKMKKDKYAWVPLVPAIWLLICTTAAGFIKIFSDIPAVGFLAQAHKYRDAIAAGELLAPSKNFDQMHQVMVNNYINTGLTALFLFVVFAVLVYSIKTIAAARRSPVRTDKETPYVALKPHEVDL, encoded by the coding sequence ATGAAAGGTTTTTCCAAAGCCGGATGGGCGCTGCTGTCCCTGATAGGCGCGTTCTGTCTAGGCGTCGTGGCGCTACGCCGCGGCGAGCACATCAATGCCCTCTGGATCGTGATCGCAGCGGTTTCGCTGTATCTGGTCGCGTTCCGCTACTACGGCCTGTTCATCGCCAACAAGGTACTCGGCGTTGATCCCACCCGCGCCACCCCGGCGGTCATCAACAACGATGGCCTGGACTACGTGCCCACCAACAAGCACGTGTTGTTCGGCCACCACTTCGCCGCCATTGCCGGCGCCGGCCCGCTGGTCGGCCCGGTGCTGGCTGCACAGATGGGCTACCTGCCCGGCACGCTATGGCTGATTGCCGGCGTGGTGCTGGCCGGTGCCGTGCAGGACTTCATGATCCTGTTCATCTCCAGCCGCCGCAACGGCCGCTCGCTGGGCGATCTGGTGCGTGAGGAAATGGGCCAGGTGCCTGGCACCATCGCCTTGTTCGGCGTCTTCATGATCATGATCATCATCCTCGCGGTGCTGGCGATGATCGTGGTGAAGGCATTGGAGGGCAGCCCCTGGGGCATGTTCACGGTGATCGCGACAATGCCGATCGCCATCCTGATGGGCGTCTACATGCGCTACATCCGCCCGGGCAAGATCGGCGAGATTTCGATCGTCGGCCTGGTGCTGCTGATCGCTGCGATCTGGTACGGCGGCAAGGTTGCCGCGGATCCGGTGATGGGCCCGATGTTCACCTTCACCGGCATCCAGATCACATGGATGCTGATCGGCTACGGCTTCGTCGCCGCGGTCCTTCCGGTGTGGCTGCTGCTGGCCCCGCGCGACTACCTGTCCACCTTCCTCAAGATCGGCACCATTGTCGGCCTGGCGATTGGCATCCTGATCGTGATGCCGGAGCTGAAAATGCCGGCACTGACCCAGTTCGCCGACGGCACGGGCCCGGTGTGGAAGGGCAGCATGTTCCCGTTCCTGTTCATCACCATTGCCTGCGGCGCGGTGTCGGGTTTCCATGCGCTGATCAGCTCGGGCACCACGCCCAAGCTGCTGGCCAATGAAGGCCATGCCGCCTACATCGGCTACGGTGGCATGCTGATGGAATCGTTCGTGGCCATCATGGCCATGGTGGCGGCCTCGATCATCGAGCCGGGCATCTACTTCGCCATGAACAGCCCCGCCGCAATCATCGGCACCGATGTGGTGCACGCGGCCCAGGTCGTCACCAACTGGGGCTTTGCAATCACCCCGGACCAGCTGACTGCCACTGCGGCGGAGATCGGTGAAACCACCATCCTCTCGCGCGCCGGTGGTGCACCTACCCTGGCCGTTGGTATCGCGCAGATCCTGCACGCGGTGCTGCCGGGCGAAGGCATGATGGCGTTCTGGTACCACTTCGCCATCCTGTTCGAAGCCCTGTTCATCCTGACCGCCGTCGACGCCGGTACCCGTTCGGGCCGCTTCATGCTGCAGGACCTGCTGGGCAACTTCGTGCCGGCCCTGCGCCGTACCGACTCGTGGGTGGCCAGCTTCATCGCCACCGGCGGCTGCGTCGCACTGTGGGGTTACTTCCTGTACCAGGGCGTGACCGATCCGCTGGGCGGCATCAACATGCTGTGGCCGCTGTTCGGCATCGCCAACCAGATGCTGGCCGGCGTGGCGCTGCTGCTGTGCACCGTGGTGCTGTTCAAGATGAAGAAGGACAAGTACGCCTGGGTGCCGCTGGTCCCAGCCATCTGGCTGCTGATCTGCACCACCGCAGCCGGCTTCATCAAGATTTTCTCCGACATCCCGGCAGTGGGCTTCCTGGCCCAGGCGCACAAGTACCGTGACGCCATTGCCGCAGGTGAACTGCTGGCACCGTCGAAGAACTTCGACCAGATGCACCAGGTGATGGTGAACAACTACATCAACACCGGCCTGACTGCGCTGTTCCTGTTCGTGGTGTTCGCGGTGCTGGTGTACTCGATCAAGACCATCGCCGCTGCACGTCGCTCGCCGGTTCGTACCGACAAGGAAACCCCGTACGTGGCACTGAAGCCGCACGAGGTTGATCTGTAA
- a CDS encoding pirin family protein translates to MSSHDSARVLRSIRGMPTSDGAGVRLTRVIGTPSLPELDPFLMLDEFGTERAEDYIAGFPDHPHRGFETVTYMLDGRMRHKDNHGNEGLLTPGSVQWMTAGRGLVHSEMPEQESGRMRGFQLWVNLPARDKMSDPRYQEFAPERIPQLAPADGVSVKVIAGTVGSVSGPIQQPATDPVYLDIALDAGTHWSYRLPEGHSAFAYVFEGGVSLGEGEHARAVELQQLAVLGGGRELQMRAGAEGARLIVVAGRPLREPVARHGPFVMNTREELMQAFVDYQEGRF, encoded by the coding sequence ATGAGTAGCCACGATTCTGCCCGGGTGCTGCGCAGCATCCGCGGCATGCCCACCTCCGATGGTGCTGGCGTGCGCCTGACCCGCGTCATCGGTACGCCGTCGCTGCCGGAGCTGGACCCGTTCCTGATGCTCGATGAGTTCGGCACCGAGCGGGCCGAGGACTACATCGCCGGTTTCCCTGATCACCCACACCGGGGTTTCGAGACGGTGACCTACATGCTCGATGGCCGCATGCGTCACAAGGACAACCATGGCAACGAGGGTTTGCTTACCCCCGGCAGCGTTCAATGGATGACCGCCGGTCGCGGCTTGGTCCACTCGGAGATGCCCGAGCAGGAATCCGGTCGCATGCGTGGTTTCCAGCTGTGGGTGAACCTGCCGGCACGCGACAAGATGAGTGATCCGCGCTATCAGGAATTCGCACCCGAGCGCATCCCGCAACTGGCGCCAGCCGACGGCGTCAGCGTGAAGGTGATTGCCGGTACGGTGGGTTCGGTCAGCGGGCCGATCCAGCAACCGGCCACCGATCCGGTTTACCTGGACATCGCGTTGGATGCGGGCACTCACTGGAGTTACCGCTTGCCGGAAGGCCACAGCGCTTTCGCCTACGTGTTCGAAGGTGGCGTGTCGTTGGGCGAGGGCGAGCACGCGCGCGCTGTCGAATTGCAGCAGCTGGCGGTGCTGGGCGGTGGCCGTGAGCTGCAGATGCGCGCTGGCGCTGAAGGCGCACGCTTGATCGTGGTGGCCGGGCGACCGCTGCGCGAGCCGGTAGCGCGGCACGGGCCGTTCGTGATGAACACCCGCGAGGAGTTGATGCAGGCCTTCGTCGATTATCAGGAAGGGCGCTTCTGA
- the aqpZ gene encoding aquaporin Z encodes MSMGKRLAAEFLGTFWLVLGGCGSAVLAAKFGGDGNPLGIGFVGVALAFGLTVLTGAYAFGHISGAHFNPAVSIGLWAGGRFPAKDLLPYIVAQVLGGIVAGFILLQIAQGNASFLIDGSAPGAFASNGYGALSPGGYTVAAAFLCEVVLTAVFLIVIMGSTHGRAPAGFAPIAIGLALTLIHLISIPVTNTSVNPARSTAVAVFAGAGAISQLWLFWVAPILGAAIGGVAYKWIGSDK; translated from the coding sequence ATGAGCATGGGAAAGCGTTTGGCTGCCGAGTTCCTCGGCACTTTCTGGTTGGTATTGGGCGGCTGCGGCAGCGCGGTATTGGCTGCGAAATTTGGCGGTGACGGTAATCCGTTGGGCATTGGCTTTGTCGGTGTTGCCCTGGCCTTCGGTCTGACTGTACTGACCGGCGCCTATGCTTTCGGCCACATCTCCGGCGCGCACTTCAACCCGGCGGTCAGTATCGGCCTGTGGGCTGGCGGTCGCTTCCCGGCCAAAGACCTGCTGCCCTATATCGTTGCCCAGGTACTGGGCGGCATCGTCGCCGGCTTCATCCTGTTGCAGATCGCCCAAGGCAATGCCAGCTTCCTGATCGATGGCAGCGCGCCCGGTGCCTTCGCCAGCAACGGCTACGGCGCGCTGTCGCCGGGTGGCTATACCGTCGCTGCTGCGTTCCTGTGCGAAGTGGTGCTGACCGCGGTGTTCCTGATCGTGATCATGGGTTCTACCCATGGCCGTGCGCCGGCCGGCTTCGCACCGATTGCCATCGGTCTGGCACTGACCCTGATCCACCTGATCAGCATCCCGGTCACCAACACCTCGGTCAATCCGGCCCGCTCCACCGCGGTGGCCGTGTTTGCCGGTGCCGGTGCGATCAGCCAGCTGTGGCTGTTCTGGGTGGCACCGATCCTGGGCGCGGCCATCGGCGGCGTGGCGTACAAGTGGATTGGCAGCGACAAGTAA
- a CDS encoding pirin family protein, protein MTTIISPRVHDLGGFQVRRAVPTLQARTVGSFVFVDHMGPAIFSPGQGIDVRPHPHIGLATVTFLWAGQIGHRDTLGSEQVIRPGDVNWMTAGRGIAHSERTPADVREHAQALHGMQTWVALPKTHEETDPGFFHFSADQLPQQRRDGAWLRVIAGRAYGEESPVKVFADTLNVAIDLEPGAEIELDTSHVERALYILEGDAQLDGVDIPTQHLVIPEPGARGRLRAKTPLKAMLMGGEPLDGPRHLWWNFVSSSKERIEQAKDDWQNGRFGTIPGDDKEFIPLPG, encoded by the coding sequence ATGACCACCATCATCAGCCCGCGCGTCCACGACCTTGGCGGCTTCCAGGTCCGCCGCGCCGTTCCCACCCTGCAGGCGCGGACCGTGGGTTCATTCGTGTTCGTGGACCATATGGGCCCGGCCATCTTCAGCCCCGGCCAGGGCATCGACGTACGCCCGCATCCGCATATCGGCCTGGCCACGGTCACCTTCCTGTGGGCCGGCCAGATCGGTCACCGCGACACCCTGGGCTCGGAGCAGGTCATCCGCCCCGGCGACGTCAACTGGATGACTGCCGGTCGCGGCATCGCCCATTCCGAACGCACCCCGGCCGATGTTCGCGAACACGCACAGGCCCTGCACGGCATGCAGACCTGGGTGGCGCTGCCCAAGACGCATGAGGAAACCGACCCCGGCTTCTTCCATTTCTCCGCCGACCAGCTGCCACAACAGCGCCGCGATGGCGCCTGGCTGCGAGTGATCGCCGGCCGCGCCTATGGCGAGGAGTCCCCGGTCAAGGTATTCGCCGACACCTTGAACGTCGCCATCGACCTGGAGCCCGGTGCCGAGATCGAGCTGGACACCTCCCACGTCGAGCGCGCGCTCTACATCCTTGAAGGCGACGCCCAACTGGACGGTGTGGATATCCCCACCCAGCACCTGGTCATCCCCGAGCCCGGTGCACGCGGCCGCCTGCGCGCCAAGACGCCCCTCAAGGCCATGTTGATGGGCGGCGAGCCGCTGGATGGTCCGCGTCACCTGTGGTGGAACTTCGTCTCCAGCTCCAAGGAGCGCATCGAGCAGGCCAAGGACGATTGGCAGAATGGCCGCTTCGGCACCATCCCCGGCGACGACAAGGAGTTCATTCCCCTGCCCGGCTGA
- the gpmA gene encoding 2,3-diphosphoglycerate-dependent phosphoglycerate mutase — protein MTRKLVLLRHGQSQWNLDNRFTGWVDVDLTEQGRQEAATAGRLMKEEGLQFDVAHTSVLKRAIHTLQGALAELGQDWLPVNKSWRLNERHYGGLQGLDKAETAAKHGEEQVKVWRRSYDIPPPPMDLADPGHPIHDRRYAGLDRNALPATESLATTLDRVLPYWHDAIAPQLKEGKTVLVTAHGNSLRALYKYLNNVSKEAILELNIPTGIPLLFELNDDLTVKSFRYLGDPEAAKKAAEAVANQGKAK, from the coding sequence GTGACCCGCAAACTCGTGCTGTTGCGCCATGGCCAGAGCCAGTGGAACCTCGACAACCGCTTCACCGGCTGGGTGGACGTGGACCTCACCGAGCAGGGCCGCCAGGAGGCTGCAACCGCCGGCCGGCTGATGAAGGAAGAAGGCCTGCAGTTCGACGTGGCCCACACCTCGGTGCTCAAGCGCGCCATTCATACCCTGCAGGGTGCACTGGCCGAACTGGGCCAGGACTGGCTGCCGGTCAACAAGTCGTGGCGCTTGAACGAGCGTCACTACGGTGGCCTGCAGGGCCTGGACAAGGCCGAGACCGCCGCCAAGCACGGCGAGGAGCAGGTCAAGGTATGGCGTCGTTCCTATGACATCCCGCCGCCGCCGATGGACCTGGCCGATCCGGGCCATCCGATCCATGACCGTCGCTATGCCGGCCTGGACCGCAATGCACTGCCGGCCACCGAGTCGTTGGCGACCACGCTGGACCGCGTGCTGCCGTACTGGCACGACGCCATCGCCCCGCAGTTGAAGGAAGGCAAGACCGTGTTGGTCACCGCCCACGGCAACTCGCTGCGCGCGCTGTACAAGTACCTCAACAACGTGAGCAAGGAAGCCATCCTTGAGCTCAACATCCCGACCGGCATCCCGCTGCTGTTTGAATTGAACGACGACCTGACCGTCAAATCGTTCCGTTACCTGGGCGACCCGGAAGCAGCCAAGAAGGCCGCCGAGGCCGTAGCCAACCAGGGCAAGGCCAAGTAA
- a CDS encoding helix-turn-helix domain-containing protein translates to MEDETMKIDGKRIRQLREARGWSQEHLASICGLSPRTVQRLEAEGNASLESRMAVAAALEVATEDLGLTQPANVLHASNAAPSSAGIRTENLVFGLALLVLALLYGGYNIGKDLAVRDNARCDANPVQCHR, encoded by the coding sequence ATGGAAGATGAAACGATGAAGATCGACGGAAAGCGGATCAGGCAGCTGCGCGAAGCCCGCGGCTGGTCGCAGGAGCATCTGGCCAGCATCTGCGGTTTGAGCCCGCGCACCGTGCAACGGCTGGAAGCAGAGGGCAACGCCTCGCTTGAATCGCGCATGGCGGTTGCGGCGGCATTGGAGGTTGCGACGGAGGATCTGGGTCTTACCCAGCCAGCCAACGTCCTGCACGCCAGCAATGCCGCGCCAAGCTCTGCCGGCATCCGTACCGAGAACCTTGTGTTTGGTCTGGCCTTGCTGGTGCTGGCATTGCTATACGGCGGCTACAACATCGGCAAGGATCTGGCCGTGCGTGACAACGCACGCTGTGACGCCAACCCGGTGCAGTGCCACCGCTGA
- a CDS encoding alpha/beta hydrolase: MDDVGGGNDGAGACNGAPEAAPKPSSQVAAAQPAKAIVQRGEGSPYEVLGSEVWDVPDPVSGRDYQVFVALPAGYADHPDKRYPVLYVTDADYAFPLVWQMARRLNVEGRKIEDFILVGLSYAKGEGGMQSRRRDYTPTVNGPTGSPADAVHGGASDYISCLETQALPFVAKRYRSDESRRMFLGHSYGALLGTQVLLERPQLFSGYILGSPSYWFDKHEMERRLAAADKPAEQPVRAYMYVGEYESVQHGGDADMVIDAQRMIGLLGARGGQSLELKLDVLNDEDHLSVAPRGFMHGLKYLLAAPKG, translated from the coding sequence ATGGATGATGTCGGTGGTGGCAATGATGGCGCTGGCGCCTGCAATGGTGCTCCGGAGGCGGCGCCCAAGCCCTCGTCGCAAGTGGCAGCGGCACAACCCGCAAAGGCAATCGTGCAGCGCGGCGAAGGCAGCCCCTATGAAGTACTGGGCAGCGAAGTCTGGGACGTGCCGGACCCGGTCAGTGGTCGCGACTACCAGGTATTCGTGGCCTTGCCGGCCGGTTACGCCGACCATCCGGACAAGCGCTACCCGGTGCTGTACGTCACCGATGCCGACTATGCCTTTCCGCTGGTCTGGCAGATGGCGCGGCGCTTGAATGTCGAAGGCCGCAAGATCGAGGACTTCATCCTGGTCGGCCTGTCGTATGCCAAGGGCGAGGGCGGCATGCAGAGCCGCCGGCGCGATTACACGCCCACCGTCAATGGCCCAACTGGATCGCCTGCCGATGCCGTGCACGGTGGCGCCAGCGACTACATCAGCTGCCTCGAAACGCAGGCGCTGCCATTCGTGGCCAAGCGTTACCGCAGTGACGAGAGCCGGCGCATGTTCCTTGGCCATTCCTATGGCGCCTTGCTCGGCACGCAGGTACTGCTGGAACGCCCGCAGCTGTTCAGCGGCTACATCCTCGGCAGCCCGTCATACTGGTTCGACAAGCACGAAATGGAGCGCCGCCTGGCCGCAGCGGACAAGCCGGCCGAGCAACCGGTGCGCGCCTATATGTACGTGGGCGAGTACGAATCGGTGCAGCACGGTGGCGATGCCGACATGGTGATCGATGCGCAGCGCATGATTGGTCTGCTGGGTGCCCGTGGTGGCCAGTCACTGGAGCTGAAGCTGGATGTGCTCAATGACGAGGACCATCTCAGCGTTGCACCGCGCGGCTTCATGCATGGCTTGAAGTACCTGCTGGCCGCGCCGAAGGGCTGA
- a CDS encoding helix-turn-helix transcriptional regulator produces MLGSLGEQTAQGEERLLVPALGVKQAGVAHANDYGPAGALMLGVDLPAGFDLQEQLGIGDAWRWRVGDLQPALLQGRGLLAALFCGELAKADIDIRLWELLAGMAATAERPRGIPPRWLALCCQRLQDETVSLTALASELGLHPVYLARAFARWMGCAPSVFRLRAQLQRALPLLASGKALADVAQQAGFADQSHFSRSARTHSGLTPARLRALLRA; encoded by the coding sequence ATGCTGGGTAGCTTGGGCGAACAGACCGCGCAGGGCGAAGAACGTCTGCTGGTGCCCGCGCTGGGCGTGAAGCAGGCGGGCGTGGCACATGCCAACGATTACGGTCCGGCTGGCGCGCTGATGCTGGGTGTCGATCTGCCGGCTGGGTTTGACCTGCAGGAACAGCTTGGCATCGGCGATGCGTGGCGTTGGCGTGTCGGGGATCTGCAGCCGGCACTGCTGCAGGGGCGCGGGCTGCTTGCTGCGCTGTTCTGCGGCGAACTTGCCAAGGCCGATATCGATATCCGGCTGTGGGAGCTGCTGGCCGGCATGGCGGCCACGGCTGAGCGACCGCGCGGTATACCGCCACGTTGGTTGGCGCTGTGCTGCCAGCGTCTGCAGGATGAAACCGTGTCGTTGACCGCCCTGGCCAGCGAGCTTGGCCTGCATCCGGTGTATCTGGCCCGCGCCTTCGCGCGCTGGATGGGCTGCGCACCCTCGGTGTTCCGGCTGCGCGCGCAGCTGCAGCGTGCCTTGCCGCTATTGGCCAGCGGCAAGGCCTTGGCCGACGTGGCGCAGCAGGCCGGCTTTGCCGATCAATCCCACTTCAGTCGCAGCGCCCGTACCCACAGTGGCTTGACCCCGGCCCGGTTGCGGGCGTTGTTGCGGGCGTGA
- a CDS encoding serine hydrolase domain-containing protein translates to MHQRNILFLPMLLSIWLGGVTPAAAASPEQAAQKLATFLDGVPELGPGYAVVIVDREQQLLGYTRGQRNASTQAALSMQTPMYIASQTKSYMGLLAQVLDQQGVLRLDSTLAEHWPQLRLPEGVDPAAWTLADLLNHRVPLSADAITTLEAYIGSPDPALYPQLLQQFASKRADGFDYDNLGYNIYAAILQQRTGRSWQDWLQQTLFTPLQLHETATNTSSFDPTQLAFNHQWLGAEQGWRVVPPKPDALMHSAGGMMTSPRDLGRWLRLQLGATLPPQFDTRLLQAAHRVGAQVDPKARNAYELPCNGYAFGWNVCDFEGHTLYIHGGSYTGARSMMAFSPDLGVGIGVFSNSDNATGWLTSRTVVQFFQYLVDHPEAASWAQIRQKAYPQRVADQLAGMRARQAKQHDDPQWQGWRWKPDSVAGYAGAFRGEALPVTAQLTDGDEGLQLRIGALKRSLMPAAMDLFAAQDGPLDVPEPLQFQRSAQGELLGFEFDGQRYVRAEPK, encoded by the coding sequence ATGCATCAACGCAACATCCTGTTCTTGCCAATGCTGCTGTCGATCTGGCTGGGTGGCGTGACGCCCGCTGCCGCAGCGTCTCCCGAGCAGGCCGCGCAGAAGCTGGCGACGTTCCTCGACGGCGTTCCAGAGCTGGGCCCGGGCTATGCGGTGGTGATCGTCGATCGCGAGCAGCAATTGCTGGGTTACACGCGAGGTCAGCGCAATGCCAGCACGCAGGCAGCGCTGAGCATGCAGACCCCGATGTACATCGCCTCGCAGACCAAGTCCTACATGGGGCTGCTGGCGCAGGTATTGGATCAGCAGGGCGTGTTGCGCCTGGACAGTACCTTGGCCGAGCACTGGCCGCAGCTACGTTTGCCCGAGGGCGTCGACCCTGCTGCGTGGACATTGGCAGACCTGCTCAATCACCGCGTGCCGCTGAGTGCAGATGCAATCACCACACTGGAGGCGTATATCGGCAGTCCCGATCCCGCCTTGTACCCGCAGCTGCTGCAGCAGTTCGCCAGCAAGCGTGCTGATGGCTTCGATTACGACAATCTCGGCTACAACATCTATGCCGCCATCCTGCAGCAGCGCACCGGTAGGTCGTGGCAGGACTGGCTGCAGCAGACACTGTTCACGCCGCTGCAGTTGCACGAAACCGCCACGAACACTTCCAGCTTCGACCCAACGCAGCTTGCGTTCAATCACCAGTGGCTGGGTGCCGAGCAAGGCTGGCGCGTGGTGCCACCCAAGCCGGATGCGCTGATGCACTCGGCCGGCGGCATGATGACTTCGCCGCGCGACCTGGGACGCTGGCTGCGCCTGCAGCTTGGCGCAACGCTGCCGCCACAATTTGATACGCGCTTGCTGCAGGCTGCACATCGCGTTGGGGCGCAGGTCGATCCGAAGGCGCGCAATGCCTATGAGCTGCCGTGCAACGGCTATGCCTTTGGTTGGAACGTCTGTGATTTCGAAGGCCACACCCTCTACATCCACGGCGGCAGTTACACCGGTGCACGCAGCATGATGGCGTTCTCGCCGGATCTGGGTGTTGGCATCGGTGTGTTCTCCAATTCGGATAACGCTACCGGCTGGTTGACGTCGCGCACGGTGGTGCAGTTCTTCCAGTACCTGGTTGACCATCCCGAGGCTGCCTCTTGGGCGCAGATCCGGCAGAAGGCGTATCCGCAGCGGGTGGCCGATCAGCTGGCCGGCATGCGCGCGCGGCAGGCGAAGCAGCATGACGATCCGCAGTGGCAGGGCTGGCGGTGGAAGCCGGATTCGGTTGCCGGCTATGCAGGTGCGTTCCGCGGAGAAGCGCTGCCGGTTACCGCGCAGCTGACGGATGGCGACGAGGGGCTGCAGCTTCGGATCGGTGCGCTCAAGCGCAGTTTGATGCCCGCTGCGATGGATCTGTTCGCTGCCCAGGATGGGCCCTTGGATGTGCCGGAGCCGCTGCAGTTCCAGCGTAGTGCACAAGGTGAACTGCTGGGGTTTGAGTTTGATGGGCAGCGCTATGTGCGGGCGGAGCCCAAGTAA
- a CDS encoding roadblock/LC7 domain-containing protein, producing the protein MAANVKLDALGEIAGFIGAALVDSDSGMTLGTLGGGAINMEVAAAGNADVVRAKRRVANSLGLNDVVEDILLTLSKQYHLIRPLDGSKDLFLYVVLDRTHANLAMARHELKSFEKTLDFK; encoded by the coding sequence ATGGCTGCAAACGTAAAACTTGATGCTCTGGGCGAAATTGCCGGTTTCATCGGCGCTGCATTGGTGGATAGCGACAGCGGCATGACGCTGGGCACCCTGGGTGGCGGCGCCATCAACATGGAAGTTGCCGCCGCAGGCAATGCCGACGTCGTGCGCGCCAAGCGCCGCGTGGCGAATTCGCTGGGCCTGAACGACGTGGTGGAGGACATCCTGCTCACCCTGTCCAAGCAGTACCACCTGATCCGTCCGCTCGATGGCAGCAAGGATCTGTTCCTCTACGTCGTACTGGATCGCACCCACGCCAACCTTGCGATGGCGCGGCATGAACTGAAATCCTTCGAGAAGACGCTGGATTTCAAGTAA
- a CDS encoding alpha/beta hydrolase, translating to MGKPAVVLVHGFWGGAAHWARVILELRRLGYQDIRAVENPLTSLGDDAERTRKMVTQVGGPVVLVGHSYGGAVISQAGNLPNVKALVFIAAFAPDAGESAGGITQQHLPAAAPNLAPDSDGYLWLKPDKFHESFCQDLPEEEGFVMGVTQKAPLAGTFGDNISDPAWRHKPSWYQISSLDRMIAPENQQAMSARLNARKVITLEAGHASLASHPADVAALIDEAATATAD from the coding sequence ATGGGTAAGCCGGCAGTGGTTCTGGTGCATGGTTTCTGGGGCGGGGCGGCGCATTGGGCGCGGGTGATACTGGAGCTGCGGCGGCTGGGTTACCAGGATATCCGTGCAGTTGAAAACCCGCTTACGTCCTTGGGCGATGATGCCGAGCGCACCCGCAAGATGGTGACGCAGGTTGGCGGCCCGGTGGTGCTGGTGGGGCATTCGTATGGCGGTGCGGTGATCAGCCAGGCCGGCAACCTCCCCAATGTGAAGGCACTGGTATTCATTGCCGCCTTTGCCCCTGATGCGGGCGAAAGTGCGGGGGGTATCACCCAGCAGCATCTGCCCGCCGCAGCGCCGAACCTGGCGCCGGACAGCGATGGCTACCTGTGGCTCAAGCCTGACAAGTTCCACGAAAGCTTCTGCCAGGATCTGCCCGAGGAAGAAGGCTTCGTCATGGGCGTCACCCAGAAGGCACCGCTGGCTGGCACCTTTGGTGACAACATCAGCGATCCGGCGTGGCGGCATAAACCCAGCTGGTACCAGATTTCCAGCCTGGACCGGATGATCGCGCCGGAGAACCAGCAGGCCATGTCGGCCCGCCTCAACGCGCGCAAGGTGATCACGCTGGAGGCCGGGCACGCCTCGCTGGCTTCGCATCCGGCAGACGTAGCTGCGTTGATCGATGAGGCGGCAACGGCGACGGCTGACTGA